The stretch of DNA CCATCATGAGATTGCCAGAACATTAGCTTGAGTGGGAATTTAGATtgaagttctctctctctctccaattacTGGCACCATGTTAGCCCCCACAAGATCGATGGTTTGTCTTCCTATGCTAACGCTATTCGTTGAATAATCTGGTGCTGTTAGATAGAAACCGAACCTGCATTCAAAGGTGTTATCTGGGAGTTTTTTTGAACCAGAAGTTTCATGGAGACCATTACCAGCTTAGAGATCCATATGATTTCCTGAGCATCGGTCCAAAAGGGTCCCACTAAAATCAGGAACTCCGTATGCGGGTCCTATTTTTGGTTTTCACCATTACCCGTCGAAACATATATACTGATCTAATGAATGCGGCCaacttctcatattttatagaaaaataatagttgtaGTTGtggatatgatatttatataaaaaaatattaatttttaataataaatttaattttttaaaataatgaatgCATGCGTAACTgtatgtattattaatttattttataagagtttcttttcttttattttctcccaAGCTAGGATGGCCAGATAAAGTGCGATAGAACTGTAGACTTTTTATGAGAGTTCCCCTTAAACGTCAAAATATCTTGATATATATCTTGTTTGCCAAAGGCTGACTCCAAGCTCTAAAAGCCAATTGCTTTCTAACCCCTTGCATGCACGAGTACTTGTGTTAATTGTAAGTATTCTGTAAGAACTTTCAACAGTACTCCATGGATCAGATGGATGACAACAATTCATAATCTTTCGCcctttcaatttaatttttaaatttaacacaTGATTAAAACCATCACATGTTGACACTCTACCTAGTTTTGTGAACCACTTCTCCCTCAGTATAATATACTATGTTAAGCTGATCATCGATGTTCATGTACGAGAAAAGTTAATTGATACAGTACTCCAAGAATGTGATATAATACGCCCGTTCGTAATTTCAGTATGGTAACTTTGATGTTCAATGATTCCGCATGATTTGACAAGACAAGACAAGACGATTGAGTGCATGTGAGGGGTATGATTAGACATTTGACATGACGTTTCAGACCCAGCCATTGCAGTCTTAGCTAGGCACACAGCCCCACGTATAGCAGAACACAGAACCTTTGCACTTGGAAAAAcgaaaacagaaaagaaaaagaaaaaacggcTAAGAACGCCGTACATGGATTAGAAACGGTCCCCTGGTCCTTAACAAACCCGCATCAGCTATACACGTGTCTTCAACCCATGCTGTCCCTGTCTCACTGATGTGTTCTATGTACAGTCGTTGCTAATTACAGACATGTCTCTCAGAGCTTCTGTTGTGAAAGGTGGCAGGTATTTGTGTATAAGTATGTATGGGCACTGACTCCCACGTGCCAACGATGACCCTTGCACCTGACATACACACGCGCGCCGAGCGCACAGAGTCTCTCGATCTTACCTGCCAATATTAGGGTGAAAGGCATGGGACGCTTCATTAAAAACAGAGAGGGGTCGAGATATCTTTCACACGTCCCTTCCATCAAAGTCTCTCTCATTCCTTTTGCCtttccttcctcttctctctgaTATTTGTCATtgatccatctctctctctctttctctcgtgtGGTCTGTCTGTTCCTTAAGAAGGACTCCATGGCGTTTACTGCAGTTAAGAGTCTGAAACCATTGGGTTTTTGTTGTCAGAAAAACATGTCCGCTCCAGTGGGAACTCTCTTGTCATGATCTTATcagattatataatttgtactattttctgttttctcttttttgggACTGCCGAATATATAAAGCATGACTTGATTGTGTTGATGGCATGTCATAAACTTGTATATGTACGTTAGGTTTATCTAAACTCAATGCTCTTTTTTGTCATCAACcctttattatcttatatatgttgGCTTAACCTCATATGTTGCATGATGCtttttttgcttaatttctGTTTGGAATCCAGTTTCAGTTCAAATAATGTTGTTATATACTCAATTCCATTTCTTCCCGTGTCAAATTTGTGGCATTTTCATAACGAGATAAGAGgcacatatatatttcttctagCTTTTTTGACGCAAGCAATTAATCTAGTAAGCCCGGCAAGCCTCATCATCTAACATTTGTGCCTAGGTTTTTTGTTGGGCCAACAGGAGGACTTCCTCGATGGTTTGTTTTCGattagtttgttttcagagataagataagataagataagatgagatgagatgagttaagattaaagttaaaaggttgaataaaatattattataatatattttttaatattatttttattttaagatttgaaaaagttaaattgtttattttattttgtatgaagatttgaaaaaattgtaatgatgagatgagatgaaattagatgagatgagatgtttcttgaaaacaaataaggcctaaatgtttcaactcatttcatataattattacaatttttttaaatttttatataaaataatttaaataattcaactttttaaaattttaaaataaaaataatattaaaaaaatgtattgtaataatattttattcaatttttaacttttatttcaattcatctcatctacaaaaacacAAACGagaaataagaaattgaaagataaattttaaattaaattcaacaagaaaaaatactCAATATGGTACGCTTGCCATACTAATTTGGAAGTGagatatattttgaatttaaaaaataaaaaataaacgaaTAAAacaatgagatatatatatatatatatatatatatatatatatatatatatatatatatataccagcaGGATTTGACACCTGAGTCTCAGTTTTCCAAACTTTAAGAATACCCTACATTGAATTTGTTATATATCATATCTTTGCTTTTACAAAGCAGCAAGTGCATGATCctccaaaaaacaaagaaagcaccaagtgcttttttttcaaaggagAAAGTAGTTGATCAAGTAAGACATTGCTATTGAACTCACAATCATTCTCCATACACACGCTTCCACCAGATAAAAAGGAAGAGCAGTAATATTGCACGTTGTACATTCTGTTAGAGTTGTTTTCGTAATTTGTCATTCTTTTACCTCATTATGTAATCTATAAATAGCAGCACACATCGTGCATGTATAGATAcgaacaaaaagaatatatttctGTTACTCTCAATAATTGCCTCTTGGATAATGGAGAGGATAAGCATATTTTAGGAGTCCGTGAGAAGCTTTTGATCAAGACATCAAATTCGATCGTTTAATTACTTGCACTAGGGGTAGGGGACCATCGATAATAGAAAATCTTCTAGTACACTTTATATACATGATTTCCTCCATCGAATAAGCTGAGAAAAAAGGGGAGAGTAATTCTTTATCGTGaattgacctttttttttttttttcgaaattccGAAAATTCAAATGCATGCTAAATCCCATGAcactataaaagaaaatacaaatatttgtgacagattatttgcaatgagaatgattatttgtgacgaaaatagACTcgttttaataagaaataatcatttttataagaaataactgACTACAAATAAACAGTATTTtcacacttatatatatagtatatatcaaatttgaatatatatgcATCCACTTTTGAGAAGTAAATAGACCATTAATTAGGGTATAAAGATCAGTGTATATAGTGATCAGAATCCTTTGATTATCATTAGTTTCACATAAATGTATAGATGAGATGGTTTtcacctaaaaaaaattattctcctAATCACTATTTACTATCCTACACTccacattctataaaaaatattcctatatcctatgaaaaatactctcatatcctatgaaaaagttataaatatataaggtGAAAATTGACATCAAACTAGGCTGTCCAAAATTGCCttgaattgaaaatgaagaaatcaGAGAAAAATGCACGAAGAGAAACTTTGTACATATATACAagttgtgtgtatatatatatacacacacaactCATGTAATAAtatgttagaaaaaataaagaagagggaagaagaaaactcTCCGACACATCGGATCACAAAATCTTcacaaataccaaaaaaattatacgtgGGGCCTTCCACGCCAAAcaacttttatttctttgtttggtcCAAGCCTAGCCAGACAATTGGTTGTACGGATTGTGGATTTATAGATATCCTAAGCTTGCTGTCTATGCCTCAAATGGAAGTTAATGCATTGCCTTTTGAGttaattaaagaagaaaaacgaCAATTAGACAACATATAAACCAAATTGGCAAGTGGAAGATTAGCTAGCGGGCATGCATTTCATCATCATGTTAAGATCAGTTAGACAAACTTTTTGCGACACCATATTATTCTTTTACTCGATGGTTAAAGGGCAGAAGTGATACGAGAGTTATCAGCATCATTAATCCTCTTTTTAACTTTGAACCTAAAAACATCATGACCAGAcaggctctctctctttttgttgttATGGCCGTCAAAACAGTACTGTATGCAGGTTCTTATCTTATATTTTGatgattaatttcttttataagcATCTTAATTATTTCCTTTAAAAAGGAAACCCAAaagctataatatttatatatatctagatcagtaatgttatatacagtcgtgtaacacgcaagcgccgtgcagtcgttttaaaaaagagtggaatctactattaaaaaattaatttttttttcatgtaaatctcgtatttattcatttttttttaaataattgcgTAAcgtttacacactcacgactataactatcatttcaCATATATCTAACCTCGTCATGTAATATGCTTCAAGATGCAATGGTTTCATGGATATTTTCCTCATCCCAAAAAAGTTAATaccatttattatattttgtcttgCATGTTTGCAAATATAGGCAGGAATCAAGCAAAATTCTTAATAATATGTTATAATTAACTCCCCAAACCAAAAAGTAAAGTAATGCGCTGAAATTGCTCGCATGCACCAATCGCAAAAGTGTGTACGTACTACTTGATCTTAGTTTAGAAGACTCAGAAAGGCattaatcaattatatatatatatatatataattaaaaaaaaaggtcatgTACTTGTTTGAGTAGATCATGCATTGGCAGCCCGAAAATTAACGAAGTGTGAGGTCAGTATGTCTCCAAGAACTGTGACAACATGTATCGATCAGAATACAATTGAAGCAATACATGAgtttaatttgaagaaaattggGACTGAGGAGAGGGGTACTGGAAGAGCTAGGCGAATGGGgtaaaaaaacagagcaaagatGCAGCAGCACCAGCAAATGAAACAGtaggtaaatatatatatatatatatatatgtttatatataaaagaagggGGGGAGGGGCAAGGGAGACAAGTGGGGTGTGTGAAATGTCTAGTCAAATCAAACTTAATTTAGTGGGTTGCCTTCTCTTTTGACATATTCAACCCCTTCTCTTCAGTCTGTGGGCATctgatctttctttcttttactctTTTAACTCTCCCTCCTATCTTAATTGTGCATGTCCCGGGCTTGTCGGGACTCAAAACCTtcatacatctctctctctcaaagagaagacttttctttttccccttagtTTTTAAATCGATTGATTCGTTTAGTTTTCTTAGGGCGTTTCGTTGATCAATGCAGTAAACTAGTAAGTTATAGCATCCAATGAATCCAGGCCCACCCATCCATAGATGGGCCTTTTGAGAATTTGGCCGAATAATTACTGAGCTTAACGCACAGGAAAAACTAATTGGTGGGCCACCAGAATATGCTGTTTTATGAATCGGGAACtggaagaaatgaaaatttgtATTGTAGAACTGCCAAAATATATAGGCGCAAGTCTCTCAATATAATGTACACCAGAATCGATTGCTAAGCAATAAACAGTGTATACGTTACCTCGCTTCCTTCTAAAAGCAGATACAAAGAAATGAATTGAGTCATCGTACAGAAAACCTACACATTTGTTAATGAGTTCTGCTACGTACAATCACTTTTACATACTCCTTACGCACTTCACTGATGTGATTggccaaaataattattttatattaaaagaaaatgacgcagacaatcacattaatagagCATGCAAAGAGTACGCAAAAGTGATTACACGTAAAATTTTTGTTTGCTGTTAATTTGTAATGGCAAATCTCTGCAGGCAGCTACATCCTAGATGATTGCCCAAAAGATCTTTCTGCAAATTAACACAGtttccatcttcttttctttgttttctgctGGATGCGATTTAACCTCCCATAGAAATTTGGGAGCTACATTCCGGATCCTTGATATCATAGCTTCCTCatctctaataataataaaccccTGCACATTGACATTGTCAATAAATTGAACACCAAATGCCAAAGATATTTTTCGATTCAAACCTCGACTAGAGACATCCCAAAATGAATGTACATGTCAACCAACTAGACCACAGCTGAATCATTTTGTACAAAACTAACTGTTGTTCAATTCCAATAAACTAGACACTGTTTTTATGCAAATTTATTCACGAGACCAGGccaataaaatatagtatagcAAGAGTAAATTGGAACTATATCTAggtcaaaacattttcattttcattagcTTGGAATGACAATGACTTAATTTGTAATGCATACAAATGGATGCAAGTAAATTGGCACAGGTATCTAAGTCGAAGAAGCAGGATGTCAATTGGCTATATTATCTATACCCACTTTTTCACTCCAATGACTTTGaaggcttttttatttttaagttcaGTTTAGAATCTCTGTTTCAAACAAGCAAGATGGTTACAGCATTATTACCTGGGGTCGGATTATACGGTCCATCTCCAGCATGATATCCTCCAATAAGCAGTCTTCTCCACGGTTTTTATAGTGAGAGAAGAGATGGTCGGCATGCAACAGATCGTATGTGCGGGGATAAGTTGAGAATGGTTCACACctgatataattatatgtatcaGCTAGCAATAACTACTAACCTGAATAGAATGAGATAATATAGCAATATTAGctcattttgtttgtaaaatattaacatCTAGCGGCACTATGTAATGGATTGAAAATGTTTTACCAATCATGGAAAGCACCACTAAGTCCTCGGTCATAAATAGCCGACAAGGTATTCTTCATGCTTATTGGAACTATGTTCATTACCCAAACAGGCATGGTATTCAAAGCCACAGCAAATCCACCACAGAAAGCATTCATGTCCATTATATTTCGTACATCTGTCTTACTGATATTCATTAAGCGCCAGTAGCGGCGAACTTGATCTTGCCAAAACAGAGTGTCTGAAGTAAATTCCTTTTCACTAATATCTGTTGTGAAGACATTAATCATCTCATCAGACTGAATATTACTGATTTTACTAAATAACAAGAAGgttaatatataactaaaagAGTAGCTTCTTTAAAGTTCTGCAAAGGCTAGCGGATGGACCTATTCTACTGAGACTCTCTGAATATACCGAAAGACGATCTGCCCTAGTCTGGAGtgtctgaaattttttttgtgcaCTTCTTTCTTGTATACAGTTCCTCAGGGGCGTATTCCATGATGGTTTAGTATCATCATCGGCATCGCATATGTCCAACCGCTTCTGCTCTGCATTTTCCAGAAGGCATGTCTGATTTTCTGGTTTAATCCAGATTGCTGTCTGAACTTTTTGGGCAATGAGTCTCCAGCACATTGCCGAAGTCAGATTTACCAATTTATTCCAGATCAATGGATAATCTTTATCCTTTCTATATGCAGGTGGAGCCGAATAGACAAAGTACCCATTAGATCGCAGAAGGCGATTCACTTCTTTGAGTAAAATACCATCTGCAAGTAACAAGAGCGGGAAACAAGAATAAGCACTTCACATTGGACAAGCAAAAAACTCAACCTATGGAATCCAAACTGGGTAGTTTTTTAATCCCACTGAAGTGGAAAGCATGCTTCACgtaatctattatatatgcatTATCATATCTATCATTCTATTATAAGAAGCTTAGGAtatattcctttttcttttgttttgataagtaagaagctTATGGAgtgaacacacacacacacacacacattagaactttgttttttttttttttaagtgagtgtATTGAGGTAAAGAATACTTCAAACCATTCAGGCATACAATGTTCACACACACCCAAGAACTTTACTCCCAGAGAGCCATTTTGATAACTCTTCCGTGCTCACACACTCGGCATTCATGATGAGTTCTGTGTGATTATAACAGGAAAGCATCTCCAAAATGATTCGATTTTAGGTGCAGCAGAGGCATATGGGCTCCTACTAGTTGCAACATTGTTGATACAGATTgcagatatgtatatatatatatatatatatatatatattcacaattcAAAATGCATGCAGCCAACAGTTACAAAcacattacaaaaatatatttggtaACAAAGCTACCTAAAAACATGTTTCATCCCTGATCACtatatgaaaaatcatttttttggaTACTTCCTCCCATtccatataatttatatagttaaattcatatGTTATTTAGTGTTTTGTTAGTTGCTATTTACGCCAACTTTCCATTTCAATAAAAACTAAATCTTTAGGAAGCAAAGTACCATTCTCATGCCAATCAACACGACACCTTGAACAGTGAACCATCTCAAAGGAGCTACTGGGATATGGTAGTTGTGTTGTGGCTAAAGCAGAAATCATTGCACTAATTCCTCTCTCTAATGCAAATTGTATCTGATTCTCATGCCCGTCTTTTGGAGCAAAAGACATTGTTTGTATATCCAAGGGAAGGAGATAAGCAGAAAAGCTAGCAACCCCACAACCAACATCCAAAACTTGAACAACCCCTGCCGAACGAAGATCACCTGCCTTGTTTGTAATCA from Juglans regia cultivar Chandler chromosome 4, Walnut 2.0, whole genome shotgun sequence encodes:
- the LOC109008402 gene encoding probable methyltransferase PMT7, with product MGGYALGSAFDSRSGRMIMVALLLMLGSFYAGTLFGNNASVYVSQLPAKSSSSSSTGISEFTNIVALTNRKTPLLIPETGMNVCPLTFNEYIPCHDVSYVRNLLPNLDVSRKEELERHCPPPENRLFCLIPPPEDYKLSIKWPTSRDYVWRSNVNHTHLAEVKGGQNWVHEKNQLWWFPGGGTHFKHGAAEYIQRLGNMITNKAGDLRSAGVVQVLDVGCGVASFSAYLLPLDIQTMSFAPKDGHENQIQFALERGISAMISALATTQLPYPSSSFEMVHCSRCRVDWHENDGILLKEVNRLLRSNGYFVYSAPPAYRKDKDYPLIWNKLVNLTSAMCWRLIAQKVQTAIWIKPENQTCLLENAEQKRLDICDADDDTKPSWNTPLRNCIQERSAQKKFQTLQTRADRLSVYSESLSRIDISEKEFTSDTLFWQDQVRRYWRLMNISKTDVRNIMDMNAFCGGFAVALNTMPVWVMNIVPISMKNTLSAIYDRGLSGAFHDWCEPFSTYPRTYDLLHADHLFSHYKNRGEDCLLEDIMLEMDRIIRPQGFIIIRDEEAMISRIRNVAPKFLWEVKSHPAENKEKKMETVLICRKIFWAII